In Hemibagrus wyckioides isolate EC202008001 linkage group LG16, SWU_Hwy_1.0, whole genome shotgun sequence, the sequence GCATTTGCAGTAGCACAGTAAAAACCTGATCGGAGgctttgcttgtttattttttttttaagacagcAAAGACTCTACCAAACAGTAACCTgtttcacaaacacatacaattGGGTATGGCAATGTAGAATATTGACCAGCTTTTGATGTCAAGACTTTATTCTAAAATTGTGTAGACTGTCGTCTTGCATAATAAGACTGCACATTAGTGACTTTCATGTTTGACCAAGTAGAGAGGGAACCATGTGTATCTACTGGCAACTTGACATCAAACTGTTTCCCGGTTATCTAAACATCAGgtaattatttacataatatGGATCTCTGTTCTCATTTCTCAGGTATGCTGACATGGAATACTGATGGGATTTTGGAATgcaattaaaatatttcaatgttATTTTACCATAGCAGTTTGCTTTGAATATCACTTTATGTAGCTGTTCAATAACAACCCCCATTAAACCCATGTTTCCTATATGGGCATTTCCATATTGTATCACCATAGAAACTGTGGACGAGGGATGGTGGGGTCCAGTTGGGCTTCCACATATGCCCAAATTTAAAGCCCATTTGGATCCAATGTGGACCCTACATGGATATACTGAGTATATCTCTGTTATGAGCAAACATGTCCTTAGACTCCCATTACTTGCTTTTCCTGGTTTTCTAGGCACTCAGCcatacgttcacacacacactccatggtCCAAAAGCCATTATCTGAGGGATTTGAGGCAGTTTTTGGTAGATTTCTCACCCAAATGtattaattacaaaaacacCTCGAGATTAAGTATATGATGATGTGTATAATCTTTCCATACAAATGGTTAAGAAAAGTTTTTGAATAGTTTACAGTGAATTTCATTACGTTACTTGCattattcaattttatatttctttattaataattttgcaCTTTTATATGAAAAACACTACCACCCAAAAATCACATGCATACTTTACAATAGACCAATATTAAATTAGAACATAAATAGTATAAAACTAAATTGGTTCAAATAGCATGAAAGGAGAGCCTCCTGAGCTACAAAGAaatcttagtgctgctagatcattGTATCTCTCCAGACttccagataaaaaaaaaacaacctattTATGTAATACTGAAGCAAAATTACATATGAATAAAACCACTGCAGAAAATGCTTaccatcatttacatttctggcatttggcagacgctcttatccagagtgacatacaaaagtgctttaagtctctataaTTGAAAactaacactggttcaataggttacagactaaggataccattagcctaaaattggatgtttttttttctccaatcaATGTcgatcaatttttttttcaatcaataTGCAGAAGCAATGACATTCATTGAATTATTTCAATGACAAAATTGTCaagttttatattaaatatgaatattttgtCTGATTATTTTCAATTTGATATCTAAATCTGTAGTCAAAAACAAATATCAGATCAGCATTTAGAATGTTTCACTCCCCTTCAAGAGACCAATTTAATTTCACTTATTCCCTCTTCAAAATCAACTTGTGTTCTAGATCCCCTAGCTACATGTTAATACCAGTAGCAACTAAACCCTGGCTATATATGGAAATCATTTTTAACAAGCAGTTATCAAATCCTTAATTAAAAACTCTAATCTAACCCATTGTCTGCTTTCTAACGTTAGGCTACAATATCAAATCTCCCCTTTATCTCAGTGATCCTTTGAGATCCTCTCAAAGGTTGTAGAGACGAATTTCATGTTCATACTTACATTGgcacattcatgaaatgtatcagtcaggcctcatcatagcacaaaGACAGCATGACATGTACAGTCACTTTCAGAgcagaaaaataatattaaaaagaataaatatccTGGCCcccaaacaaaaagaaagaaaaaccttgATCACAATAGGGTTCCAGCTTGACCTCCTAAACAGAAGGATCAAATTAATGTGAACCGGTCATTTATGTTACAGCTTACCTACTGCTGTGAAAAAATTAATCCACACCTTCcacaccaatcagattcgagaactGAAATGCACTatggtgtaaatatatttaagtgCTGCTGCAACCTGAAGGATAATGTGTAAGGGTAATGTGCAACTTTAAGGGTAGCGTGTGGATTAacagtagctagctagctattaaACCTAGTAAGCCATTTGAACCTGGCAAATTTAGCTAACCAGATAATTTAGTCTTTCTTTACATCCTTGTGTTCTGTTACATCAACAGGTAAAATCAAGTGTCTCTTGCCTGACTGgactgaaaacctgcacccacaccttCATAGATAAAATTGAatacttaaatatattttaatatattaattaatatattacaaTTCATAATATACATTCACTGTCCATGTTTTATTAGGATCACCTATTGAAATCTGCAGTTATCTAATTAtttggcagcagcagcacattgcaccAAATCATACAGATggaggtcaagagcttcaaattaatgttcacatcaaaatcacaaagggaaaaaatgtgatctatAACTTTAACTGCGGCATAGTTCTTGATGCCAGATGAGTTTGGTTTGCATATTTAAGAATATTAATTTTCACACATAGTAGTCTCAAGTCTCTACACAGAATAGTgcataaaacaataaacatcCAGAACAGAGGGTCTGCATGATGAAACCTTGTTGAAAAAAGAATTCAAAGGAGAATGACCTCAACAAAACCAGACATTTAAGGACTGTCAGGAGAATCCCTCTGCAATGTaagctgtccagtttgggtgagcctGTGCTTTCATGAATTCAGGACAGGGGCATCGTCATGTTGGAAAATGGCTGAGCTAGGTGCCTTACTTCCCATAAAGAGAAATTAATACATACAAAGACAGCTAGATGCTACCTATTTTGTGGCAAGGTTTTGGGGAAAGCCCATATAAAAGTGTGAtatgtccacaaacctttggccttATACAGATAAATGCATGAGACCCAAAGCACATACCTTTTCCTTTCTATTGTTGTCATTACCTTGGGACCAGAATCTGGATTTCAATGCAGTTACTTTTTGTCAAAAGCATTTTAAAGCTATTCCAAAATATTCCTAACAAAATAAATTTGGCTAAATAGCATCCTCTAGTATTGAATAGAAGTACTACTCAAATTATTAATTTGAGCTAAAGCAACTTGTTAAAATTCCATTGCTAAGCCAGGCAGCACAGcaaaaaagatgaaaagatgACCATCTATAACACATAAGACAGATATAAAGAaatattccagtttattttaatttacaaaaatgtgcagTACTTAGTGCATGGTCTGGATACTGAAACATCAGATTCAAGTGTTACACAATCctatataaattaaaacataaatagTTGCTTCTACAAGAATCAGCCTTTGATCATTGATACAGAATCTGTCCTTTTTTTAAGGTAGATGTAAGATGCTAAATGATCTCTCACACTGATGGTAAGCCAAAAACagcttatttttttatatactaatGAAGTCTATAGCATCTATATAACAAAAGCTGATCTTCCCTGATCTTGCCTTATGTATACTGGCCCAAAGGACAAAGAACATAAAACACTGATCAAAAGAATATATCCATAGCATTAAGTTCAGCATTCTCGATTACAGATTGTTGCTCCCTTGATCCTGGATTTAATTCATAAAGAAAAGTTTCATTGTTGGATAAGTCATTTAGAAGAGGAACTGGAAGTTTAAAAGGTGGTGCAGAGTTCTCCCGATTGCTGCTTTCTGATGTCCCAGCACTCTGGCTGTTGGTTAGCATCTCCAAGAAGCCTGTGCTATCAGGTGATAGGTTGCTGGTGCTCATGTCTGGAGAAAGAAGCTCAGCAAAGAAATTATCAAATGCTGGGCTATCACAGGTTGATGTACTTGAAGTGACAGAGTATGGCGAGGAAATATCTGTGCTGTCTGGCCTGGGAGTAGACTCACCACCTTCCTCTATACTGAGCAGTTGATTCAACTTTGCTAGTTTCTTCTTCTTGGCCTTTAGTCTTTTCATCAGTTTCAGTCTTAGAGCTTCAGTAGATATGACCATCTTTGATGGTGATGTTTTTAGGCTGTCCTGACTAGCAGATTTCTTCAATGTAGAAACTGGACCCACAGTTGTTTTGCCACCAGGGCAGCTAAATGGCTTCTGTGGAGCAGTGGGCAATTTCACAAATGGATGCCTTAATAGTCCTACAGGTAAAACTGAATTGGGCGAGTTCTTTGTTCTGTACCCACCAAACAGCTCAGCAGGCTTGGCCAGAAGGGGCTCGCTGCCATCAAATCTTAGGTCAACTTTGGGATGCGAGGCATCTCTTAATGGCGTAGACTGGTTGGAAGGGTGCCGATTAAATAAGGATAGATTGGAAGGGCTAGGGTCTGCAGAGTGCAGGGCAGGTGGACACTTGCTCACTTTTGAAGGGTCTACTGATTCTGATGGTTTTACCACTGAGGGAAGAATCAATTCTGGTGCATGTAAAACTTTGTTAGCACCACTCTTATTGTTTTTTACACTGCATGGAGTCTGACAAAAAGAGCCGTTTTCTAGCAGGTGAAATGCTTCTTTGACGCTAGACTCAGTAGACCCCGTTGTCTTTTCCTGGATATTTGGGCAAGAGTCTTCTTTAGCATCTGCTTGGACTTCAACCAGCGTAAGAGTGACAATATCACTATGTGAAAGGCCCTCAAAAGTATCAAGCAGTGTTGTACTACCTATTGAAGAATCCAATGTACTGGCAGCCTCATTGCTGTCCTTACTTCCAGTCAAGGCCTCTATTATGCATGTGTCATCTGGAAAAGAATTGGTTATATTTTGAAAGACGTTGTCCACCTTACTCGACttagtaagtgtcttatcagggaGAGGATCAAGAAGTTGGCACTCCTCTTTGGAAACTGCCTCCCAGAAGACAAGGTGGAACTGACTTGCTGGGAGTGTAAACCTCCTGTGTGTTATGCAGTGAGGGTGCTTCAAATCATCAAATTCTAACCATAATCCTGTGGAAAAGTTGAAATTGAAAGCAATTATTTCACAATTATTTAATGGGATTCTACTTCTATGTTATTTAAATCAACTTAGTAAAAGAAAAGTATATTAAGTAATTATACCTGCTTACAATACTTAAGTAAACATATCCAATGTAAACGTATCCCCTTTCAACCAAAAGTTtgctttatttctattttgcctCAATCACATTTACATTGTTATGTAAGtaatagataaaaaatattaaccaTGTCAAGATCTTCCTTGACTGAGCAAGTGTTTGATTAAATACATTTGATGCCCACGCTAGTTTTCCATCAAAATAACAGTACAGGGAAATCTCACTAATAcgattttaaaattcatttaattaaacttCCTAGGCagatatatgtttatatgtctatcccaatattttattaaacctTCCCTTGGAGCAATTCTTTTAGGTCATGTTTTTTTCAGGTTCTTTTGATTCTTGCAAGCCTATTAGCATATAGCCTTAGTCCAAATAATTAGACAAGTATATCCCATTGGTCAAAGACCTGTTAATTTGTCCATTTCCACAGATTGGCAACATTGGTGACTTCATTTGACAGATGTCCTTTTGCCATACTAAATGCTAAAACAAACCTTTGCTACTGGCCTTCTTGGCACACAGGATTAACAAATTGTCTCTGTTGCTGATTTAATTCACGTCAACAATTGACAACCTGGTTTTATGCTACAGTCATTCATGTACCCACCCTATTGGCATTCAACAATACCACTACTACTGGTAAATGCAACAAGATTTTCTGGAccctttagaaaaaaaattctacagtTTGCAAAGACTGAGAAAAGAGCACAATGTTTCAAACACGCCAAATGACACCAGACAACCATATGGTATGCACAGCCAATCAGTGACATACTAGCCTTTCCATAAACAACCACTGGTTCCTTTTCTCATTGATCTcaaacacatcaaacaccacataACTGGAACTTCAGGCAGATAACTAGTTGTAACGAAAAGGACAGATcagtacagtgagggaaaaaattatttgatcccctgctgattttgtacgtttgcccactgacaaagaaatgatcagtctgtaattttaatggtaggtgtatttgaacagtgagaggcagaataacaacaaaaaaatccagaaaaacacatttcagaaaagttctacattgatttgcattttaatgagtgaaataagtatttgatcccctatcaatcagaaagatttctggctcccaggtgtcttttatacaggtaacgagctgagattacagtaggagcactctcggggagtgctcttaatctcagctcgttaactgtatgaaagacacctgtccacagaaggaagcaatcaatcagattccaaactctccatcatggccaagaccaaagagctgtccatggatgtcagggacaagattgtagacctacacaaggctggaatgagctacaagaccatcgccaagcagcttggtgagaaggtgacaacagttggtgcgattattcccaaatggaagaaacacaaaaggactgtcaatcttcctcggtctggggctccatgcaagttctcacctcatggagtttcaatggtcatgagaacggcgaagaatcagcccagaattacactggaggattatgtcaatgatctcaaggcagctgggaccatagtcaccaagaaaacaattggtaacacactacgccttgaaagactgaaatccagtagcgcccgcaaggtccccctgctgaagaaagcaccatgtacaggctcatctgaagtttgccagtgaacatctgaatgattcagaggagaactgggtgaaagtgtcgtggtcaaatgagaccaaaatccagctctctggcatcaactcaactcaccgtgtttggaggaggaggaatgctgcctatgaccccaagtacaccatccccaggtgataGAACAACTGCGCCGCTGGACGGGGCcctgtaccgttaaatcttggatgagaacctccttccctcagccagggcattgaaaatgggtcgtggatggatattccagcctgacaatgacccaaaacacatgtccaaggcaacaaaggagtggttcaaaaagaagcacattaaggtcctgtagtgacCTAGCCAGTCTctagaccttaatcccataaaatagaaaatctgtggagggagctgaagggtcagccacaaaaccttaatgacttggagaggatctgcaaagaggagtgggcccaaattccttgagatgcgagatgtgtgcaaacctggtggccaactacaagaaatgtctgacgtctgtgattgccaacaagggtttgccaccaagtactaagtcatgtttttgcaaaggggtcaaatacttatttcattcaataaaatgcaaatca encodes:
- the uspl1 gene encoding SUMO-specific isopeptidase USPL1, producing MLMRSSWRGDPSKSEWSEGPMNGEGCDLSVPSPALAGYLGNAENRGAVSGVCPWCSAKGQINVLRSYAFNFKESIILCTGPLCLFPLVTGPLDNIHGILSSSQDIQGCKRKFYLTLETKDSDSSHKRWKKEDPGIASNGKCRIVDVGDCRLSSKSIDEGLLINDHQKKQVVENADKSTESSHVISGVSELSDVSQIRDSVSSTQDKKWELSTMDLSGQDLMHMVPAQQHLFWKNKDNLCWLDSLLVALVHSRIIREASCENVCSTEKFPCKYFTVKNLCATYKKSYTYIKAKEQHCPDNIVRVHSDDLLNVEQELEALRMSAFQFLQPKLQCEVGQKETPVFALPLLLRSDDWASSIFQHTGQWEFRCTCCGYNSSTSMEKTVTTFTNIMADWHPLRAVHRAQCSKCHNKNQKRKLVLQRISSVLAIHFVEGLTRRDLSKYAFDFHGTRYNIRTIIQYNEQREHFVTWIHQPDGLWLEFDDLKHPHCITHRRFTLPASQFHLVFWEAVSKEECQLLDPLPDKTLTKSSKVDNVFQNITNSFPDDTCIIEALTGSKDSNEAASTLDSSIGSTTLLDTFEGLSHSDIVTLTLVEVQADAKEDSCPNIQEKTTGSTESSVKEAFHLLENGSFCQTPCSVKNNKSGANKVLHAPELILPSVVKPSESVDPSKVSKCPPALHSADPSPSNLSLFNRHPSNQSTPLRDASHPKVDLRFDGSEPLLAKPAELFGGYRTKNSPNSVLPVGLLRHPFVKLPTAPQKPFSCPGGKTTVGPVSTLKKSASQDSLKTSPSKMVISTEALRLKLMKRLKAKKKKLAKLNQLLSIEEGGESTPRPDSTDISSPYSVTSSTSTCDSPAFDNFFAELLSPDMSTSNLSPDSTGFLEMLTNSQSAGTSESSNRENSAPPFKLPVPLLNDLSNNETFLYELNPGSREQQSVIENAELNAMDIFF